The DNA segment TCTGCCTGGAGCGCTGCTATCTCCTCGAGTGAACCTTCGAGGGATCGAATCTGCGTCTCGACGGCCTCGAGTTCCCGCTCGAACTCGGTCGCTTCTTCCTCGATGAGGGCAGCTTCCTCGAGTCGGATAATTGCCGTTGCCAGCACGTTTTCTACGCCAACAGTCGGCGTCTCCTCGACAAGCGTCGGGCCGATCGTCTCGTCTTCGTGCAGGTCGCGCTGGAAGTACAGTCCCTCGAGTAAGGACTCTCGCGTCAGTGCATTGTCCGTTTGCCCGCCGATTGCTTCCCCTTCAGCTCGCCAGATGACCTGGACTGTCGTCGTGTTCTCGTCGCGTTCGTCGAAACTCCGTTCGGCGTACTCGAAGGCATCGCCCTCCGGTGCAGCCGTCTCGAACTGCTCGAGTCGAGTATCCGTCTCGAGACCGGGCAATCCGGCACCCAACACGAGCGTGAGCACGAGACCGATGGCGACGATAATTTTCGCGTGTGTGACGATTCCGCTGGCGACATCCTCGAGGGCGGTCACCGCAACCCGCCTCCAGTTGCATCAAGATGGGTTGGAAAAAGCAGGCGACACACGGCACAGAGAAGTGGGGGGAGTGAACAACCGTCACCAGATCGGAGCCAGCCGAGTGCCATCGTCTGGATGATGCGTTTTCAGCGCTGGTGAATATATCTGTTGACAGGTGTGTGTTGAGGGCTCTCTCGAAGGGGCGGGCGAGTAAGGTCTCTCGAGAGGGCACTGTAGGCACCGTTCCTCGAGAAGGAAACCGGTTACAGTCCGAGGAACGATTCAGCGTTCTCCCAGAGCAGCTTTCGTTGGACGTCCGGCGGGAATTCGAGGCTGGCAAACTGCTCGAGCCAGGGTTCGGGCTCGAGCATCGGATAATCGGTGCCGAACATGACGGTATCGGCGAGTAGCGTCTTCGCGTAGTGGAGCACCTGGTCGTCGATATATTTCGGCATCCACCCTGAGAGATCCATGTACACGTTCCCCTTTTGCTGGCAGATGGCGAGTTGTTCGCGCTCCCACGGGAACGCAGGGTGGGCGATCAGTATCTGTAACTCGGGATGGTCGGCAGCGACGTCGTCGATCAACATCGGGTTGCCGTACTTGATTTTGAGCCCGCGCCCGCCCGGCGAGCACGCACCGAGCGTCGAGTTGCCGCCGTGGAAGACGACGGGGACGCCGAGGTCTTCGATCGTTGCCCAGAGCTGTTCGTGTTCGGGGTCGCTCGGATCGAACCCCTGAGCAATCTGCTGGAATTTGAAACCCGAGAGGTCGAGATCTTCGACGCACCGAATCGCCTCTTCGACGCAGTCGTCTTTCAGCGGATCGACGGAGCCAAAACCGATGAAGAAGTCGGGGTACTCATCGCGCACCTCGGCCACGTAGTCGTTTGGGACCGGTGGATTCCCGGTGTTCGTCTCAGCATCCCAGCCGAGTAACACGGCTCTACCCACGCCTGCCGCGTGGTAGCTCTCGATCATGTTCTCGTAGGTGTCCGTCTCGAGATCTGCGCCAAAGCGTGCAGCAGCATCTTTCATCATCTGCCCGCCGGCGTCGTGCAAGAACTCACTCGTCGGTTGGTGGGCGTGCATATCGATAGCTCGTGGCTCGTCGGTCTCGTCGAGTACGCTCTGTGGCCTGTCCGCAGATACAGCCGCCCCACCGCTTTCGTCACCCGTTTCCGAACCAGTCATACTCGAAACTCGTCTCGAGGTGGTAAAAATTGCGACGGTTTCCTCGCCGATGGTCGAACCCTGTCGAGTGCTGGGCAGCTTCGAGCAGGTACCGTAGCGAAGACCGGCATACCCCGAACTGGTCGCGAGCCGAACTCGAGCGTATCCGTGAACCTCGAGAGACTCGAGTGTGTGGACACTCGTCCCGGAAATTCACTCCTCCTGGGTGGATTCGGAGTCGGCACGTTCGGAGTGGCGAACCGTTAACACCGGCACATCGGAGAGACGAACGACCTTTTCCGTGACGCTTCCGAGCAGGTAGCGGTCGAGCCCGGTTCGACCTCTGGTCCCCATCACTACCACGTCGATATCCTCTTCTTCGGTGTATTTCAGGATCGCTTCGTGCGGACTACCGCGGCCGAGATGGGTAATGGTTGTCTCGATACCTGCTCTGGTAGCTTCCGTTTCGACCTCCTCAAGCACAGACTGTCCCACCTGTTCGAACTGGGTGACGATCGTCCCGGTTTCGACGTCGCCGGCGAAAACGGCTTTGTCGATGACGTACATGACGTGAAGGGCGGCGTCGTACTGTTGTGCGAGGTCGATAGCATACTCGAGGGCCCGTTCCGAGGCCTGGCTTCCATCAGTTGGGAGGAGAACGCTGTCGTACATACGTTGATATTCGATATCACGCGTAAAGAATGTGCGGTGGCGGGGCGATCACTGACACCGCAACACGTGTCCCGCTCTCAGGAACTCGGTTCGCCGTGGGATACGCCCGTCTGCTGATCGGCTCGCAACCGTCGTAACGCTCCGCGTGCATTGCTCGCCTCGTAACCGAAGAACACGTCTTTGCCGTAGTGACCGGCGACTTCGGTGGCCTTACACAGATTATCGATGTCGATGTCGACTGCGTACAGTTCGATACTAAAGGGTGTCTCGAGCGTGCTCTCGAATCCGCTTGCGATCACCTCGAGCCAGTAGGTCGTCGTATAGGCCATATCGTATAGCGGCACGACGAACTCGTCGACGTGCTCGGACAGGGCCTCGAGGTCGAGTCCCGCCCGTTCGTACAGGTGGCCAGGGTACGGGTCAGGATACAGCGTCAGGTAGACCCGGCCAGGGATTCGTTCAGTTGCTTCGGCGACGAACTCCGTGATGACGTTCGCTCGCCAGGCTTGCCTGTCGTCGAAGTCGCTGTCGGCAAACGACTCCTGGCACACGTCACACCGACAGTATCCCTGCCGGGGGAAGCCGACGTCGTCCAGTCTGACGTCCGCGTTCGCTTCGACACAGTCGTCGATAATCTCGAGCAGCCCTTCCCGGTACTCGGTCCTCGAGGGGCAGATGTACGCCCAGTCGAAGTATTTCCGCTCGCGGGTGGCCCGATTCCCATCGTCGTCGACGGGAACCAGCGAGGGTTCGGCATCGGCTGCCGCGTTGTCTCCGAAACAGGAGACCATGTTGACCGCATCAGGAAGCGGTTGTGCAGACCGGCCGGTCACGTCCTTGACTTCGTAAAAAGCGCGGTCGAAGTCTTCCCAGGCGACTTCGTCGGGGTTTCGCGTCACGACGCCGTACATACGAACGGGTTCGGCGCCGAGACGGTAAGCGGTTCGGATATCGGCCAGCTACTCGAGTGGATCGTACTCGACGTCGACTTCGGAACTGCTGAAGACGACTTTCCAGAGGACGACGACGGCGACCAGTACGAGCAGGAATTTGATCGTTCGCGACATATACGTTCGAATGCACGTTTGCCCGGCACTTAGATATTCTGGAAGGGGCGGCTCACAGGTCGATGTTTGACGGAGTACTATTCGATGAGGTCGGCAATCGATTCGCGGACGATCGTCCCACAGTACAGACAGCGGACGCCGTCCTCGAGCACCTCGAACCGAGAGGTAACCGGTTCGTCTTCAGTCGTGATACAGGCTGCGTTCGGGCAGCGTAACACGTCCTGGACTTCGTCGGGGCGTTCGACGCGGTGTTTGCTCGTCACCTCGTACTCGCGGACGATGTTGATCGTCGCGTCGGGCGCGATGAGCGACAGGACGTCGACTTCTTCCTGGCTCAATTCGCGTCCCTCGACTTTGACGATGTCTTTTCGAGCCAGCCGGTCGGAGGGGACGTTGATCCCGACCGAAACCTCCTCGTTTTGACTGCCGTCGATGTCGAGAATTGCCAGTACGTTGAGTGCCTGGCCCGCTCGGACGTGGTCGATCACGGTGCCGTTTCTGATCTTGCTTACGCGCAGTTCGTGTGCGGTATCGTCAGTGGATGTGTCGTCGCTCATTGTGCATCACCGAGCAGGAGGTCGAGCAGCGCCATTCGAACGGGGACCCCGTTGTGTGCCTGTTCGAAGTACGCCGCGTGGGCCGTTTCGTCGATTTCCGGCGCGATCTCGTCGACTCGAGGGAGCGGGTGCATCACTGTCAGGTTGTCGCTCGCTACCTCGAGAGTCTCCATATCGATCTGGTACTCGCCAGCGATCTTCTGGTATTCGTTTTCGTCGGGGAATCGTTCGCGCTGAATGCGCGTCACGTACAGGACGTCGAGCGTCGACAGGATCTCGTCCAGATTTTCGTGTTCGCGAACCGAGGCCCCCTCCTGGTGGAGGTCGTAGACGACCTCACGAGGTAACTGGAGACTTTCGGGGCTGATGAAATGCTGGTGGGCGTCGAAGTGAGAGAGCGCGTAGGCCAGCGAGTGGACCGTCCGGCCGTACTTGAGATCGCCCATGATCCCGATCGAGAGGTCCTCGAGGCCGGCGTTCTCTCGAATCGTATAGAGGTCGAGGAGCGTCTGGGTGGGGTGATGTCCGGCCCCGTCGCCGGCATTGATCAGCGGGACGTCGACGAACTCCGCAGCCATCGTCGACGAGCCCTGTTTTGGGTGGCGAACGACGAGGGCGTCCGCGTAGCCTTCGATCACCCGAACGGTGTCCGCGAGTGTCTCCCCCTTTTTGACACTCGAGGATTCGACAGACCCCATATCGATGACGTTGCCCCCCAGGCGCTTCATCGCCGTCTCGAAGCTCAGTTTCGTTCGCGTGCTGGGTTCGAAAAACAGCAGTCCGAGGATGGTATCCGGATAGGAGTTGGCAACTGCGGACGGATCGGCGTCGATTTCAGCGGCCCGATCGAGGATGGTTTCGATATCCTCCCGTGACAGTTGTTTACTCGTGATGACGTTGTCGTGGCGCATTGTTCGTCACAGCACGCGCCGGCCCCTTGAATCTCTCCATTCGTCGTGCGCTCGAGCGAAACGAACAGACGGTCCCGTCCGTGGTGAAACGCCCGGTTACCGATTCCTGCGGCCGATTGGAGACGCCCCCGACGAACGGAGGCACTGCTCACGGGTCGATGGTCTTCGAGAAAACCCACCACAGGGTGCAGGTGATGTCCAGCGTGGCCAGCTATATCGATTGCTGGCATCCCACGGCCGACCCATCGTCGGGTCATTGCCACCCTGGATTGTGCTGCGGTATAACACACAACACAGGCCAGTATAAGCATGCTGTTACGGGAAATAATCGCCAGCAGCGTTCCTGTTGCAGGGAACGCCCCTCGAGGGATCGTTTTCGAAGGATTCTTTCTCCCCGAAAAGCCGTTGTTACCGCAGTCGCACTGCCGTCCCGTAGGCCATCACTTCCGAGCCACCGTCGGTGATCTGTGAGGTCTCGAGACGGACATTGAGTACTGCATCAGCGCCCATTTCCTCGGCGTCGGCTTCCATGCGGGTGATCGCTTCGTCGCGTGCTTTCGTCAACAGGTCGGAGTACGCCTTGAGCTCACCACCGAAGACGTTTCGAATACCCTGCGTGATGTCTCGGCCGACGTTCCTGGCCTCGACCGTATTGCCACGGGCGATGCCGAGGACTTCGATGACTTCGCGGTCCGGGAGGGTTTCCGTGTTCGTGATCTCCATGCCGAAGCGTTTGGTGTTGGTGTAGTAACAACTTTTTGGTCAATCACGGGCATCGAGCGCAACACTGACGACGGTTCGACACGCCACAGCGCATATGCGTATCGATCACGCTGGTATCGCGACCGACGACGCGAGTGCGACGGCCGCGCTGTATGCCGACCTGTTCGACGTCGAAATCGCCCACGAGGAAACGTTCGACGGGATGACCGTCGTCTTTCTCGCGTTCGAAAACGGCTACTTCGAACTGCTGGAACCGGAGGAGAGAGGGACCATCGCACGTTACCTCGAGCGAAACGGCCCAGGTATTCACCATCTGGCAGTCGAAACCGACGACGCCAGTGGCGCCCTCGAGCGCGCCCGCGAGATGGGTATCGAGTGCATCGACGAACAACCACGGCCGGGCGCGTGGGGCCACGACGTGGCGTTTTTACACCCGCGAGACACCGGTGGCGTGTTGCTCGAGTTCGTCGAACACTGACGGGAAACCGTATACTCATGTACCGCCGATCACCCCACTGACACCGTTGCACGCGATCGGGAGATCAGTGAACCGAACGCCGTAGGTCAGTTGAGCCGCGCTAGCTGATTGAGCGCGTAAACCGTCCGGAGTACGTCGACGCTTTTGCCCTGTGCGAAGACCAGTTCGTCCGATCTGATCACGTGATCGAGCGTGTCGCTCGAGGCGTGTTCTGGGGCAGCCGCGATGCCCGCGTCGTTTTCGGCGACCCACTCCATTACGCGGAGATCGGTTTTCGAATCACCCATAACGAGCGCGAAGGGGTCCTCGACCCCCAGCACCTCGAGCGCCCGTTTCACGCCGGCAACCTTGTTGAGTTCCAGGCTGCTTACTTCCGCTGCGTCGGCCTCGTAGTAGGCAACGTCGATCCGCTCGAATACAGCGGCCAGCGGCTCGGGAACGGCAGCCCGATCGACGTCAGGATAGGCCCCCTCTCCCTCGAGCACGCTACGGATTTCGGGGTCTTCACCGGCGTAAAACGCTCGAGTGTAGCCGACGAGTTCGTTCGAGTCTGACGGTGACCACGATATCACGTCGGCGACCGCCGTTCCAAGCAGGTCGATCATGTAGACCAGTGCGTCATCGATGACTTCGCGGGCCTGACTCGAGCCCGTCTCGTAGTTCGGCTTCATCGTGACGTTGAACTCGTTGCCCTGGAGGTGACAGCCGCGTCGGAGGTGCGCCGGAGCCCCAGTCAGCACGCGCGCCCGAACCGCATCGAAGATATCTCGAATCGAATCGTCGAGGTCGTTGTACAGCAACTGCTTGGTATCCGCTCCGTGGCCTGGCGTGAACACGCCGTTGCCCGACTCGTACACGATGGAGAGTTCACCCGAGTGGACGATTTCGCTGCCCAACCCCTGGATCGCGAACCCTTTGACGTTCTCGAGAGTCTGTCCCGTACAGATGACGATGGGGATGCCCGCCTCGTGAAATTCGGTCAGGACGTGCAGCGTGTCACGCGGAATCTCGTTGTCGGTGCTTCCAGCCGAGCGCAGCGTCTCGTCGACGTCTAGCACGAGGACGTTCACCGGCCTCGCGTACTTGGCTTCCAGGTCGAGCGCCGTAAAGGCCTGATCGCGTGTCGTTCGCGAGGCGATCTCGGCGAACGTCTCGCCGGCGGCGAACGCCGCCCGAATGTCGTCTTTACGCGCCTCGAGTTCGTCACTCGCTTCCTGCCAGTGCTCGAGAGCGACGCGCGAGTCGACCGGCGGAAAGACATCGACGAACTCCTGGTACTCGCGGAGCGTCTTGGTGTCGAACTCGTCGTAGAGCTGGTAGACGAGATCGTATCGTTCCATGTCACGGCATGCGTGTGGCGCGGGGATAATCGTTTCCGCTGGCGCGACGGTTGCCCCCTTCCCAGCACCCTGTTCAAAAGAGGTCTGTGCCACTACGAAGCGACTCGAGCAACCGAAAATGATTCTTTACTCGAGATAGAATAAACTTTTAGCCCTCGGACGCTAACTGTCGGGTATGTACGCTATTGCAGTCGAACCAGGGGCGGGTGAGCCAACGATCGTCGAGAAGCCGATACCCGAACCCGAAACGGGTGAGGCACTCGTCAGGACGCTCCGGGTTGGCGTCGACGGCACCGACCACGAGGTGATCTCGGGTGCCCACGGTGGCGTTCCAGATGGGGCGGACCACCTCGTACTCGGCCACGAGGCCGTCGGCGTGGTCGAAGACCCGAACGGAACTGACCTCGAGACGGGCCAACTCGTCGTCCCCACGGTTCGACGACCGCCAAACGGAACCAACCACTACTTCGAATCGGGCTATCCAGATATGGCACCGGAGGGCGAGTACGTCGAACGAGGGATCGTCGGTGGCCACGGCTTCATGGCCGAATACTTTACCAGCCCCGCAGAATATCTCGTGTCGATTCCAAAATCGCTCGCATCGCTCGGTTTTCTCGTCGAACCCATTAGTATCTCTGAGAAGGCCATCGAACACGCCTTCGCCAGCCGTTCCGCGTTCGACTGGCGACCCGAATCCGCGATGGTCCTCGGCAACGGCTCGCTCGGGCTCTTGACCGTGGCCATGCTGGTCGAAACCCTCGAGTTCGACCGGACGTACTGTCTGGGCCGTCGCGACCGACCGGACCCGACTATCGATATCATCGAATCGTTCGGTGCAACGTACGTCGACTCTCGAGAAACGCCCGTCTCGGAGGTACCTGACGTCCACGAAGGAATCGACTTCATCTACGAGGCGACGGGCTACGCGCCACACGCCTTCGAGACTATCGAAGCGCTCGCACCGAACGGGGTCGGTGCCTTACTCGGGGTGCCCTCGAGCTGGGAGTTCGAAATCGACGGCGGTGCGCTCCACGAGGAGTTCGTCCTCCACAACAAGGCGCTCGTCGGGAGCGTCAACTCACACCGCGGCCACTTCGAATCGGCCATCGACACGCTCTCAGAACTTCCGCAGTCGTTTACCGACGATCTCGTCACCGGCGTCTACGACCTCGATTCGTTCCAGGACGCATTCGTCGACGACGACACGACTATAAAAACGGCGGTCGAATTTGACACCATATGAAAAACGTCGACGACCTCATCGACAGTGCAGCAGACCTGGCCGACCGCGGCCTCTCGAAAGGCGAAATCGCGGACGAACTCAACGTCTCTCGAGAAACCGCCAGCTGGCTCGTCGAACGGAGCGGTACCGCCCCAACCCCCGCGGAAGAAACGGCGTCCTCGAGTGGCGGGTCTGGCGACATTCACGTCGACTGGTCGGCCATCGGTCGGGATTCGAGGCGAATGGGTTACGTCGCCAAAGCGCTCGCCGACCTGCTGGCAAAACACGGCGAAGACGTCGACCTGACGATCGGCATCGAGAAAGCCGGTGGCCCCATTGCAGCGCTCGTCGCCCACGAACTCGAGACCGACCTGGGAACGTACACACCCGCCAAACACCAGTGGGACGACGACGATATCGACGAACTCGGCGGAACCTTCTCCCGTAACTTCGCGACCATCCGTGGCCGGGAGTGTTACATCGTCGACGACACCATCACCAGCGGAACGACAATGCGTGAAACGGTCGAGGCAATTCGTAAGGAAGGAGGCGAA comes from the Natronosalvus amylolyticus genome and includes:
- a CDS encoding amidohydrolase family protein; the protein is MHAHQPTSEFLHDAGGQMMKDAAARFGADLETDTYENMIESYHAAGVGRAVLLGWDAETNTGNPPVPNDYVAEVRDEYPDFFIGFGSVDPLKDDCVEEAIRCVEDLDLSGFKFQQIAQGFDPSDPEHEQLWATIEDLGVPVVFHGGNSTLGACSPGGRGLKIKYGNPMLIDDVAADHPELQILIAHPAFPWEREQLAICQQKGNVYMDLSGWMPKYIDDQVLHYAKTLLADTVMFGTDYPMLEPEPWLEQFASLEFPPDVQRKLLWENAESFLGL
- a CDS encoding universal stress protein codes for the protein MYDSVLLPTDGSQASERALEYAIDLAQQYDAALHVMYVIDKAVFAGDVETGTIVTQFEQVGQSVLEEVETEATRAGIETTITHLGRGSPHEAILKYTEEEDIDVVVMGTRGRTGLDRYLLGSVTEKVVRLSDVPVLTVRHSERADSESTQEE
- the pyrI gene encoding aspartate carbamoyltransferase regulatory subunit, which gives rise to MSDDTSTDDTAHELRVSKIRNGTVIDHVRAGQALNVLAILDIDGSQNEEVSVGINVPSDRLARKDIVKVEGRELSQEEVDVLSLIAPDATINIVREYEVTSKHRVERPDEVQDVLRCPNAACITTEDEPVTSRFEVLEDGVRCLYCGTIVRESIADLIE
- the pyrB gene encoding aspartate carbamoyltransferase gives rise to the protein MRHDNVITSKQLSREDIETILDRAAEIDADPSAVANSYPDTILGLLFFEPSTRTKLSFETAMKRLGGNVIDMGSVESSSVKKGETLADTVRVIEGYADALVVRHPKQGSSTMAAEFVDVPLINAGDGAGHHPTQTLLDLYTIRENAGLEDLSIGIMGDLKYGRTVHSLAYALSHFDAHQHFISPESLQLPREVVYDLHQEGASVREHENLDEILSTLDVLYVTRIQRERFPDENEYQKIAGEYQIDMETLEVASDNLTVMHPLPRVDEIAPEIDETAHAAYFEQAHNGVPVRMALLDLLLGDAQ
- a CDS encoding YbjQ family protein — protein: MEITNTETLPDREVIEVLGIARGNTVEARNVGRDITQGIRNVFGGELKAYSDLLTKARDEAITRMEADAEEMGADAVLNVRLETSQITDGGSEVMAYGTAVRLR
- the mce gene encoding methylmalonyl-CoA epimerase is translated as MRIDHAGIATDDASATAALYADLFDVEIAHEETFDGMTVVFLAFENGYFELLEPEERGTIARYLERNGPGIHHLAVETDDASGALERAREMGIECIDEQPRPGAWGHDVAFLHPRDTGGVLLEFVEH
- a CDS encoding HAD family hydrolase; the encoded protein is MERYDLVYQLYDEFDTKTLREYQEFVDVFPPVDSRVALEHWQEASDELEARKDDIRAAFAAGETFAEIASRTTRDQAFTALDLEAKYARPVNVLVLDVDETLRSAGSTDNEIPRDTLHVLTEFHEAGIPIVICTGQTLENVKGFAIQGLGSEIVHSGELSIVYESGNGVFTPGHGADTKQLLYNDLDDSIRDIFDAVRARVLTGAPAHLRRGCHLQGNEFNVTMKPNYETGSSQAREVIDDALVYMIDLLGTAVADVISWSPSDSNELVGYTRAFYAGEDPEIRSVLEGEGAYPDVDRAAVPEPLAAVFERIDVAYYEADAAEVSSLELNKVAGVKRALEVLGVEDPFALVMGDSKTDLRVMEWVAENDAGIAAAPEHASSDTLDHVIRSDELVFAQGKSVDVLRTVYALNQLARLN
- a CDS encoding glucose 1-dehydrogenase — translated: MYAIAVEPGAGEPTIVEKPIPEPETGEALVRTLRVGVDGTDHEVISGAHGGVPDGADHLVLGHEAVGVVEDPNGTDLETGQLVVPTVRRPPNGTNHYFESGYPDMAPEGEYVERGIVGGHGFMAEYFTSPAEYLVSIPKSLASLGFLVEPISISEKAIEHAFASRSAFDWRPESAMVLGNGSLGLLTVAMLVETLEFDRTYCLGRRDRPDPTIDIIESFGATYVDSRETPVSEVPDVHEGIDFIYEATGYAPHAFETIEALAPNGVGALLGVPSSWEFEIDGGALHEEFVLHNKALVGSVNSHRGHFESAIDTLSELPQSFTDDLVTGVYDLDSFQDAFVDDDTTIKTAVEFDTI
- the gfcR gene encoding transcriptional regulator GfcR gives rise to the protein MKNVDDLIDSAADLADRGLSKGEIADELNVSRETASWLVERSGTAPTPAEETASSSGGSGDIHVDWSAIGRDSRRMGYVAKALADLLAKHGEDVDLTIGIEKAGGPIAALVAHELETDLGTYTPAKHQWDDDDIDELGGTFSRNFATIRGRECYIVDDTITSGTTMRETVEAIRKEGGEPLACVVLADKQGLDEIDGVPVYSLLQVISVGTDE